The following proteins come from a genomic window of Pirellula staleyi DSM 6068:
- a CDS encoding VWA domain-containing protein yields the protein MSLASQNRSGRRLPLPGHPVARRGNIIVFTAVLMVVMLGMIAFAVDVGYMYTMQTQLQRSVDAAALAGAGSLVEGTDIAQAKATEYLVRNPVGSSMTFVNEEEVPAKIAQFVAEHGDDFEVEAGEWNASTRSFETTNTLPSTLSVSMEYPTMPTFFGKILGKDSFSIRASSVAMYQPRDIMVVLDFSGSMNDDSTFEAFGKLGRSWVESNLQQCWADIGNPTYGSLTFEPKWANCKGAVPTDGSKPQIYVEYRNTSVYVTSTLNLENVVLQFSGGTRQTFSGLSAKTGTFQGSSTNSGKQITKVWVKSGNNLSGEGTNYGEPFDFSSSNMNNMVKKAFGLNSVSYPYNGSWDAYIDYCEQSSNSNKNAGYRYKYGYLNLMNYWLESRRSYAQTPVLWKTHAQPVRALKDSLAIFMDFITEVEVQDRVGLAVYNAPNGEGMVEVPLTLEVEQVATIANQRQAGHYHEYTNIGGGLNAARLHLDQHGRPNAFKMIVLITDGQANWRNGSYSIANAENYLISEANLCAHDSRKYPVVTLSLGTNADTDIMEQVATITNSTHFNVPGGSTIEQYHDQLSETFRKIAKARPLKLVK from the coding sequence ATGTCGCTTGCTTCCCAAAATCGCAGTGGTCGCCGTTTGCCACTGCCCGGCCATCCTGTCGCTCGTCGCGGCAACATCATTGTCTTCACCGCAGTGCTCATGGTGGTCATGCTCGGCATGATCGCCTTCGCGGTGGATGTCGGTTACATGTACACCATGCAAACGCAGCTGCAGCGTTCGGTCGATGCTGCTGCCTTGGCCGGAGCAGGGAGTCTTGTCGAAGGGACCGACATCGCTCAGGCCAAAGCGACCGAGTATCTGGTGCGAAATCCCGTGGGCAGCTCGATGACCTTCGTCAACGAAGAAGAAGTCCCTGCCAAAATCGCCCAGTTCGTGGCCGAGCATGGCGACGACTTCGAAGTGGAAGCGGGAGAATGGAACGCCAGCACCCGCTCGTTCGAGACAACCAACACCCTTCCCTCGACCCTCTCGGTTTCGATGGAATATCCCACCATGCCGACCTTCTTCGGCAAAATCTTGGGGAAGGATTCGTTTTCGATCCGGGCTTCATCGGTCGCCATGTATCAGCCACGCGACATCATGGTGGTGCTCGACTTCTCCGGCTCGATGAACGACGACAGCACGTTCGAAGCCTTCGGCAAACTGGGGCGCAGCTGGGTGGAGTCGAACCTCCAGCAATGCTGGGCCGACATCGGTAATCCCACCTATGGCTCACTGACTTTCGAGCCGAAATGGGCCAACTGCAAGGGTGCAGTTCCAACGGATGGCTCCAAACCCCAAATCTACGTCGAGTATCGCAACACATCTGTATACGTCACTAGCACGCTGAATCTCGAAAACGTAGTGCTGCAGTTCTCAGGCGGGACGAGGCAAACGTTCAGTGGGCTGTCCGCGAAAACCGGCACATTCCAAGGTTCTAGCACCAACAGTGGAAAGCAGATCACCAAAGTTTGGGTGAAGTCGGGCAATAACCTAAGTGGTGAAGGGACCAACTATGGCGAACCTTTCGACTTCTCCAGCAGCAACATGAATAACATGGTGAAGAAGGCTTTCGGTCTAAATAGTGTCTCCTATCCTTATAATGGAAGCTGGGATGCTTACATTGACTACTGCGAACAGAGTAGCAACTCCAATAAAAATGCCGGTTACCGTTATAAATATGGCTATTTGAACTTAATGAACTACTGGCTCGAAAGTCGACGTTCTTACGCACAAACACCAGTGCTCTGGAAAACGCATGCCCAGCCGGTCCGTGCCTTGAAAGATTCGCTGGCGATATTCATGGACTTCATCACCGAAGTGGAAGTGCAAGATCGTGTCGGACTTGCGGTCTACAACGCACCCAACGGCGAAGGCATGGTGGAAGTGCCACTGACGTTGGAGGTGGAGCAAGTGGCTACGATTGCCAATCAGCGTCAAGCAGGCCACTACCACGAGTACACCAACATCGGTGGTGGTTTGAATGCGGCCCGGTTGCATCTCGATCAGCATGGCCGGCCGAACGCCTTCAAGATGATCGTGCTGATCACCGACGGTCAGGCGAACTGGCGTAATGGATCGTATAGCATCGCGAATGCTGAGAACTATTTGATCAGCGAAGCCAATTTGTGTGCCCACGACAGTCGCAAGTATCCGGTCGTGACCCTCAGCTTGGGGACGAACGCTGATACCGACATCATGGAGCAGGTTGCGACCATCACCAACTCAACGCACTTCAATGTGCCGGGTGGTTCGACGATCGAGCAGTATCACGATCAGCTGTCGGAAACGTTCCGCAAGATCGCAAAGGCACGTCCGCTGAAACTCGTGAAGTAA
- the ndk gene encoding nucleoside-diphosphate kinase, with amino-acid sequence MQRTLVLLKPDAVQRRLMGRILTRFEDKGLNVIAMKMLRVTPELSAKHYAEHVSKPFYPALEKFITASPIVAMVVEGLDVIRVVREMLGKTNGLMAASGTIRGDFSSSKQMNLVHASDGEEAAAREISLYFAPTEVHPYTPCLVDWFKAPDEA; translated from the coding sequence ATGCAACGCACTTTGGTTCTTTTGAAGCCCGACGCCGTGCAACGACGCCTGATGGGTCGCATCCTGACCCGCTTCGAAGACAAGGGTCTTAACGTCATTGCCATGAAGATGTTGCGCGTGACGCCCGAGCTGTCGGCCAAGCACTACGCCGAACATGTCAGCAAGCCGTTTTACCCAGCCCTGGAGAAGTTCATCACCGCTTCGCCGATTGTGGCGATGGTGGTAGAAGGTCTCGATGTGATTCGCGTGGTTCGCGAAATGCTCGGTAAGACCAACGGTCTGATGGCCGCTTCGGGAACGATTCGTGGCGACTTCTCCAGCAGCAAGCAGATGAACCTGGTGCATGCTTCGGATGGAGAAGAAGCAGCAGCTCGCGAGATCTCGCTCTACTTTGCTCCGACCGAAGTTCATCCTTACACCCCTTGCCTCGTCGACTGGTTCAAAGCCCCCGACGAAGCGTAA